A window of Patescibacteria group bacterium contains these coding sequences:
- a CDS encoding HIT family protein, which produces MKKCIFCQIAKKELPSDIIFENKNVMAILDIMPVNLGHVLVIPKKHFATMVDVPDKLLQEMIVVSKKVGKAIMKGLKVKGFNLSTSNGRVAGQKIDHVHFHLIPRFANDGLKLWPQRQGYRATEAEKIVKKIKSKL; this is translated from the coding sequence ATGAAGAAATGCATTTTCTGTCAAATTGCAAAAAAAGAATTGCCGTCAGATATAATTTTTGAAAATAAAAATGTGATGGCAATTTTAGATATTATGCCAGTAAATCTAGGCCATGTTTTAGTTATTCCAAAAAAACATTTTGCTACAATGGTCGATGTTCCAGATAAATTATTACAGGAAATGATTGTGGTTTCCAAAAAAGTTGGCAAAGCAATTATGAAAGGTCTGAAAGTAAAAGGTTTTAATTTAAGTACAAGCAATGGTAGAGTTGCTGGACAAAAAATTGATCACGTCCATTTTCATCTTATTCCAAGATTTGCAAATGATGGTTTAAAATTATGGCCACAAAGACAAGGATATAGAGCAACTGAAGCTGAAAAAATTGTTAAAAAAATTAAGAGCAAACTTTAG
- a CDS encoding NUDIX hydrolase yields the protein MKQEKKLKSSLVKCTSLYGKKCLIDKKKIRNRVSVYAVIIDNGKILLTNSRNTNKLFLPGGEVENDETIDQALKRELREETGIKIKIKHFLNFKEVFFYYDPWDEGYHNFSFFYLCKPITKKLTEKYQVEFDESEKPVWKKLSELKKKDFQFPTYDIIKKFLIVK from the coding sequence ATGAAACAGGAAAAAAAGTTAAAATCTAGTTTAGTTAAATGTACGTCATTGTACGGAAAAAAGTGTTTAATTGATAAGAAAAAAATAAGGAATAGGGTCTCTGTTTATGCTGTCATAATTGATAATGGAAAAATATTATTAACAAATTCAAGAAACACGAATAAGCTCTTTTTACCTGGCGGAGAAGTTGAGAATGATGAAACAATAGATCAGGCATTAAAAAGAGAGCTCAGAGAAGAAACAGGAATTAAAATAAAAATAAAACATTTTTTAAATTTTAAAGAAGTGTTTTTTTATTATGATCCATGGGATGAGGGATACCACAATTTTTCTTTTTTCTATCTTTGCAAACCGATCACCAAAAAGCTAACAGAAAAATATCAAGTTGAATTTGATGAATCAGAAAAACCAGTCTGGAAAAAATTGTCAGAACTAAAAAAGAAAGATTTTCAATTTCCAACCTACGACATTATTAAAAAATTCTTGATTGTAAAATAA
- a CDS encoding NUDIX hydrolase, with the protein MFKDNLANKIIKKISSKEIFSCKWYKLKHDKLILPNGKKGDYFYIHKKGCVMIIAIENNNIILTEQYRYLSKKNSIELPAGGFDNGNPKFHAQREFEEETGYRAKYWKKIGIFYPYNGISNEICHVFLAKNLIKTKVNPDETEFIKIIKKPVKEVYKMAEQNKITDGMTISALFLAKKYLKI; encoded by the coding sequence ATGTTCAAAGATAATCTGGCAAACAAGATAATTAAAAAAATTTCATCAAAAGAAATATTTTCTTGCAAATGGTATAAATTAAAACATGATAAATTAATTCTTCCTAATGGTAAAAAAGGCGATTATTTTTATATTCATAAAAAAGGTTGTGTAATGATTATTGCAATTGAGAATAATAATATTATATTAACTGAACAATATCGATATCTATCAAAGAAAAATAGTATAGAGCTACCAGCTGGCGGTTTTGATAATGGAAATCCTAAATTCCATGCTCAAAGGGAATTTGAGGAAGAAACAGGTTACAGAGCAAAATATTGGAAAAAAATAGGAATTTTTTATCCGTATAATGGAATTTCAAATGAGATTTGTCATGTTTTCTTAGCAAAGAATTTAATAAAAACTAAAGTAAATCCAGACGAAACTGAATTTATTAAGATAATAAAAAAACCAGTTAAAGAAGTTTACAAAATGGCAGAACAAAATAAAATTACTGATGGCATGACAATTTCTGCATTATTTTTAGCTAAAAAGTATTTAAAAATATAA
- the metK gene encoding methionine adenosyltransferase, whose translation MNKYIFTSESVTEGHPDKVADQISDSILDELLKQDPDSRVGCETLVTTGLVVVAGEITTKAYVDIAKIARKTVKEIGYNKHEYGFHHEDCGVVVSIDEQSPDIAMGVDKTKKKKQGAGDQGLMFGYATNETEELMPLPIILAHKLCQKLAEVRKNGTLNYLRPDGKSEVAVEYEDNKPKRVNTIVIAAQHDEDIKLSQIKKDIIEKVIKPVCGNWLTRKTKFFVNATGKFVKGGPPADCGLTGRKIIVDTYGGHGSHGGGCFSGKDPSKVDRSGSYMARYIAKNIVASGIAERCEIQIAYVIGVAEPISILVNTHNTSKISNEQIEKIIRQVFDLTPEGIIETLKLKRPIYKKTAAYGHFGRKDKDFTWEKTDKVKEIKKLI comes from the coding sequence ATGAATAAGTACATCTTTACATCAGAGTCAGTAACAGAGGGACATCCTGACAAAGTAGCAGATCAAATTTCAGACTCAATTCTGGATGAATTATTAAAACAAGATCCAGATTCAAGAGTCGGCTGTGAAACACTAGTCACAACTGGATTAGTTGTTGTTGCAGGCGAAATTACAACCAAGGCATATGTTGATATTGCAAAGATAGCAAGAAAAACAGTTAAAGAAATCGGTTACAACAAGCATGAATATGGTTTTCATCATGAAGATTGTGGTGTTGTCGTAAGTATAGATGAACAAAGTCCAGACATTGCCATGGGTGTTGATAAAACTAAAAAGAAAAAACAAGGAGCAGGCGATCAAGGCTTGATGTTTGGTTATGCGACAAATGAAACAGAAGAATTAATGCCATTGCCAATTATTTTGGCTCACAAGCTTTGCCAAAAATTAGCAGAAGTAAGAAAAAATGGGACTTTAAATTATTTAAGACCAGATGGAAAATCAGAAGTTGCTGTAGAATATGAAGACAATAAACCAAAAAGAGTTAATACAATTGTTATTGCAGCTCAACATGATGAAGATATAAAATTAAGCCAAATAAAAAAAGATATTATTGAAAAAGTTATTAAACCAGTTTGCGGTAATTGGTTAACTAGAAAAACAAAATTCTTTGTTAATGCTACTGGTAAATTTGTTAAGGGCGGACCTCCAGCTGATTGCGGTTTAACTGGCCGAAAAATAATTGTTGATACTTATGGTGGTCATGGAAGTCATGGTGGAGGCTGTTTTTCAGGTAAAGATCCATCAAAAGTTGATCGTTCAGGTAGCTACATGGCAAGATATATTGCCAAAAATATTGTTGCATCTGGAATAGCAGAAAGATGTGAAATTCAAATCGCTTATGTCATTGGTGTTGCTGAGCCAATTAGTATTTTAGTTAATACTCACAACACTTCAAAAATCAGCAATGAACAGATTGAAAAAATAATTCGACAAGTTTTCGATCTAACTCCAGAAGGAATTATTGAAACATTGAAATTGAAACGTCCAATCTACAAAAAAACAGCAGCTTATGGACATTTTGGTCGCAAAGACAAAGATTTCACTTGGGAAAAAACGGATAAGGTAAAAGAAATCAAGAAATTAATTTAA
- a CDS encoding HD domain-containing protein: MIKEKDFKITMNQIWILAKPYLEMGTMKNFIIHSKGVLLAMTMLLKKEKGDKEILLPAAILHDVGFSKVSKELQKSNDKAVKTKVLRQHLEFAPEIIKEILNKVGYNKNDIDEVIQIVIAHKFQDPKELDKQLLIDADTLSDVFKEQFYSDAKAYNKTPQEFYNVRKDNKFYTKTAKNIFYQELKNRKEEIFIKK; the protein is encoded by the coding sequence ATGATTAAAGAAAAAGACTTTAAAATTACAATGAATCAGATTTGGATATTAGCAAAGCCTTATTTAGAAATGGGGACAATGAAAAATTTTATTATCCATTCAAAAGGAGTTTTGTTAGCTATGACAATGTTGTTGAAAAAAGAAAAAGGTGACAAAGAAATTTTATTGCCTGCAGCTATTTTACATGATGTTGGTTTCTCTAAAGTTTCAAAAGAATTGCAAAAAAGTAATGATAAGGCTGTAAAGACAAAAGTGTTAAGACAGCATTTAGAATTTGCGCCAGAAATTATAAAGGAAATTTTAAATAAAGTCGGTTATAATAAAAATGATATTGATGAAGTTATTCAAATTGTTATAGCTCATAAATTTCAAGATCCAAAAGAATTAGATAAACAATTATTAATTGACGCAGATACATTATCCGATGTTTTTAAAGAACAATTTTATTCTGATGCAAAAGCCTACAATAAAACTCCTCAGGAATTTTATAACGTTAGAAAAGATAACAAATTTTATACAAAAACAGCAAAAAACATTTTTTATCAAGAATTAAAAAATAGAAAAGAAGAAATTTTTATAAAAAAATAA
- a CDS encoding UDP-glucose/GDP-mannose dehydrogenase family protein gives MKIAVVGTGYVGLVTGACLAKVGHTITCVDIDKNKIARLKKGIIPIYEPGLDKVVKEVIKKNKLSFDISLKNVLSEVQAVFIAVGTPARKDGKADLKYVFDVAKEVGETLAAEASRRRRQDYKVIINKSTVPVGTAKEVTNIIAKYYKGEFAVVSNPEFLKEGYAVDDFMKPDRIVVGTSSKKAKKIMQEIYKPVKGKKVFTEVQSSEMIKYASNAFLTTKISFINEIANLCELVGADVKEVSFGMGLDKRIGKSFLNAGIGYGGSCFPKDTTALNQIAGTKGYDFKLLKAVIEVNSKQRKYVIDKLEQVFGNLKNKRIAVLGLAFKNNTDDVRESASIDIIRMLTGVGARVKAYDPKANDNAKEILNSGVKITNDPYEAIKNSDALVIATEWPEFANLDFDKIKTLLKKPIIIDGRNLLNSVIIKKLGFQYYGIGRA, from the coding sequence ATGAAAATCGCAGTTGTCGGCACTGGTTACGTTGGCTTAGTCACTGGTGCATGTTTGGCAAAAGTAGGTCACACAATTACTTGTGTAGATATAGATAAAAATAAAATTGCCAGATTAAAAAAAGGCATTATTCCAATCTATGAGCCAGGCTTGGACAAAGTTGTCAAAGAAGTAATAAAAAAGAACAAGCTTAGTTTTGATATTTCATTAAAAAATGTTTTAAGCGAAGTGCAAGCTGTATTTATTGCAGTCGGCACTCCAGCCAGAAAAGATGGCAAAGCTGATCTAAAATATGTTTTTGACGTTGCAAAAGAAGTAGGTGAAACCTTGGCCGCCGAAGCCAGCAGGCGAAGGCGGCAGGATTATAAAGTCATTATTAATAAAAGCACAGTACCAGTTGGAACAGCAAAAGAAGTCACAAATATTATTGCAAAATATTATAAAGGCGAATTTGCTGTTGTCTCAAATCCAGAATTTTTGAAAGAAGGCTATGCAGTTGATGATTTTATGAAGCCAGACCGAATTGTCGTTGGCACTTCTTCCAAAAAAGCTAAGAAAATAATGCAAGAAATTTATAAACCTGTAAAAGGTAAAAAAGTTTTTACGGAAGTGCAAAGTTCAGAGATGATTAAGTATGCATCAAATGCTTTTCTAACAACCAAAATTTCTTTTATCAATGAAATAGCAAATCTTTGCGAATTAGTCGGTGCTGATGTAAAAGAAGTTTCCTTTGGAATGGGATTAGACAAAAGAATTGGCAAGAGTTTTTTGAACGCTGGAATTGGTTATGGTGGTTCCTGTTTTCCAAAGGACACTACAGCCTTAAATCAAATTGCTGGTACAAAAGGTTATGATTTTAAATTGCTAAAGGCAGTTATTGAAGTTAATTCAAAGCAAAGAAAATACGTCATTGATAAATTAGAACAAGTTTTCGGCAATTTAAAAAATAAAAGAATCGCAGTTTTGGGCTTAGCTTTCAAAAATAATACCGATGATGTTAGAGAATCAGCTTCGATAGATATTATCAGAATGTTGACCGGAGTTGGCGCAAGAGTAAAAGCCTATGATCCAAAAGCAAATGATAACGCAAAAGAAATTTTAAATTCTGGAGTTAAAATTACTAATGATCCATACGAAGCAATAAAAAATTCAGACGCATTAGTAATTGCAACAGAATGGCCAGAATTTGCTAATTTAGATTTTGATAAAATCAAAACATTATTAAAAAAGCCAATCATAATTGATGGCCGAAATTTGTTAAATTCTGTTATAATAAAAAAACTCGGCTTTCAGTATTATGGAATTGGCCGAGCTTAA
- a CDS encoding WbuC family cupin fold metalloprotein, protein MISIDQNLISQTLEQAKDNPRHRQIFRFHKLKEPVQRMLNALLPDSYARPHYHSDKPEVFIILKGKLAIIKFNKQGKIIQQEIIKSSGPNFGVEIKPKEWHSIVALIPSVVYEIKKGPYIKKTDKVFAKWAPEENTDEGQKYLKKLKNIIRIYK, encoded by the coding sequence ATGATATCGATAGATCAAAATCTAATTTCACAAACCTTAGAACAGGCAAAGGATAATCCTCGTCATCGACAAATTTTTCGTTTTCACAAATTAAAAGAACCAGTTCAGAGAATGCTCAATGCTTTATTGCCAGACAGCTATGCTAGACCGCATTACCATTCTGACAAGCCAGAAGTATTTATAATTTTAAAAGGCAAATTAGCAATTATAAAATTTAATAAGCAAGGAAAAATAATTCAGCAAGAAATAATTAAAAGTTCAGGTCCAAATTTTGGCGTTGAAATAAAACCTAAAGAATGGCATAGTATTGTTGCTTTAATTCCATCTGTTGTATACGAAATTAAAAAAGGACCATATATTAAAAAGACTGACAAAGTTTTTGCCAAATGGGCGCCTGAAGAAAACACTGATGAAGGACAAAAATATTTAAAAAAACTTAAAAATATAATACGAATATACAAATAA
- the rfbD gene encoding dTDP-4-dehydrorhamnose reductase → MKILITGARGMLGQDLCSLLEKEHEIIKYDREELDITNAEMVDEVLPKLNPNAVINCAAFTDVDGCEEQTKKEIAMKVNGYGPGNLAKACAKLDIPFFHYSTDYIFNGQEKNGYKEDYDKIDPINAYGETKALGEKLIKENCTKYYILRTAWLYGKLGKNFVDTMLQLAQKNDNLRVVNDQHGKPTFTLDLAKRTKEILDQKVKPGIYHVTNEGEASWYDFANEIFKIKGVKIKVTPCKTSEFPRKAIRPEYSALINTKLPAMRKWQEALAEYLAN, encoded by the coding sequence ATGAAAATATTAATAACCGGCGCTCGTGGCATGTTAGGCCAAGATTTATGTTCTCTTTTAGAAAAAGAACATGAAATAATAAAATATGATCGCGAAGAATTAGATATTACAAATGCAGAAATGGTTGACGAAGTTCTGCCAAAATTAAATCCAAATGCAGTTATAAATTGTGCTGCTTTTACTGATGTTGATGGTTGTGAAGAACAAACAAAAAAAGAAATTGCCATGAAAGTTAATGGCTATGGACCAGGAAATCTAGCCAAAGCTTGTGCAAAATTAGACATCCCATTTTTTCATTACAGCACAGATTATATTTTTAATGGCCAAGAAAAAAATGGCTATAAAGAAGATTATGACAAAATAGATCCAATCAATGCTTATGGCGAAACAAAAGCATTGGGTGAAAAATTAATTAAAGAAAATTGTACAAAATATTATATTTTAAGAACAGCCTGGCTTTATGGAAAATTAGGCAAAAATTTTGTTGACACAATGTTGCAATTAGCTCAAAAAAATGATAATTTAAGGGTAGTCAACGATCAGCACGGCAAGCCAACTTTTACTTTAGATTTAGCCAAAAGAACAAAAGAAATTCTGGATCAAAAAGTGAAGCCAGGAATATATCATGTAACCAATGAAGGAGAAGCGAGTTGGTACGATTTTGCTAACGAAATTTTCAAAATTAAAGGCGTAAAAATAAAAGTTACGCCATGCAAAACTTCTGAATTTCCAAGGAAAGCTATAAGACCAGAATATTCCGCATTAATAAATACTAAATTACCGGCAATGAGAAAATGGCAAGAGGCGTTAGCCGAGTATTTAGCAAACTAA
- a CDS encoding dTDP-4-dehydrorhamnose 3,5-epimerase family protein produces the protein MIQGVKIKQLIIRKDKPDLDQKKVKPGHLLEILRSDDKLLTKFGQTIFTVAYPGTIKAFHWHKKQDDLWFFATGKATIVLYDTRKKSKTFGETQVIECNTETDPKLVLIPIGVAHGYKAQGKKPVMLFYHTTKPYNAKNPDEQRLPYNDPKIGFNWNKI, from the coding sequence ATGATTCAAGGTGTCAAAATCAAACAGTTAATAATTCGTAAAGACAAACCAGATCTAGATCAGAAAAAAGTTAAACCAGGACATTTGCTAGAAATTTTAAGATCTGATGACAAATTATTAACAAAATTCGGACAAACAATTTTTACTGTTGCTTATCCTGGTACAATCAAAGCTTTTCATTGGCACAAAAAACAAGACGATCTTTGGTTTTTCGCGACTGGCAAGGCAACTATTGTATTGTATGATACTCGCAAAAAATCAAAAACTTTTGGCGAGACTCAAGTAATTGAATGCAACACTGAAACAGATCCAAAATTAGTATTAATTCCAATCGGTGTTGCTCATGGCTACAAAGCTCAAGGTAAAAAACCAGTTATGCTTTTTTATCATACAACAAAACCATATAATGCTAAAAATCCAGATGAGCAAAGACTTCCATACAATGATCCAAAAATCGGATTCAATTGGAATAAAATATAA
- the rfbA gene encoding glucose-1-phosphate thymidylyltransferase RfbA yields MKGIILAGGSGTRLYPLTQSISKQIMPIYDKPMIYYPLSILMLSGIREILIISTPRDITTYQDLLGNGKKFGLKISYAVQPSPDGLAQAFIIGEKFIGKDSVSLILGDNVFYGHGFKGMLKKASRIKKGAVIFGYYVNDPERYGIAEFDKKFRVLSIEEKPEHPKSNYAITGLYFYDNSVVKKAKSLKPSARGELEITDLNRLYLNEKKLKLEMLGRGFAWLDTGTHESLLDASNFIQTIEKRQGLKVSCLEEIAYTNGYINKKQLLKLAEPLSKNQYGQYLLKIANEKNLF; encoded by the coding sequence ATGAAAGGCATTATTTTAGCTGGAGGGTCGGGAACACGTCTATATCCGTTAACTCAAAGCATCTCAAAACAGATCATGCCAATTTATGACAAGCCGATGATTTATTATCCATTGTCGATTTTGATGCTTTCAGGAATTAGAGAAATTTTAATTATTTCAACTCCAAGAGATATAACAACTTATCAAGATTTACTTGGCAACGGCAAAAAATTCGGCCTAAAAATTTCTTATGCAGTTCAACCTTCTCCAGATGGATTAGCACAAGCATTTATAATTGGTGAAAAATTTATCGGCAAAGATAGCGTCAGTTTAATTTTAGGCGATAATGTTTTTTACGGTCATGGATTTAAAGGCATGTTAAAAAAAGCATCCAGAATAAAAAAAGGCGCTGTAATTTTTGGCTATTATGTTAATGATCCAGAAAGATATGGCATCGCTGAATTTGATAAAAAATTTCGAGTTTTAAGTATTGAAGAAAAGCCAGAGCATCCAAAATCAAATTACGCAATTACTGGTTTATATTTTTATGATAATTCAGTTGTCAAAAAAGCAAAATCTTTAAAACCATCAGCAAGAGGCGAGTTAGAAATTACAGATTTAAACAGATTATATTTAAATGAAAAGAAATTAAAATTAGAAATGCTCGGCCGAGGATTTGCTTGGCTAGACACTGGCACTCATGAAAGTCTTTTAGATGCCTCAAATTTTATTCAAACAATTGAAAAAAGACAAGGCTTGAAAGTTTCTTGTCTTGAAGAGATTGCTTATACAAATGGTTATATTAACAAAAAGCAATTATTAAAATTAGCAGAACCGCTGAGCAAGAATCAGTACGGTCAATATTTGCTAAAGATTGCTAATGAAAAAAACTTATTCTAA
- the rfbB gene encoding dTDP-glucose 4,6-dehydratase: protein MKILVTGGLGFIGANFIRYMLSKYPDYQIVNLDKVTYAGNFENLKGIDKDPRYQFLKGDIADSKLVNSLISVQKPDAIINFAAETHVDRSIMNPGDFINTDVFGTHILLNAVKDHNIKRYIQISTDEVYGDFDNGGFAKENSPLRPSSPYSASKAGGDLQVLAFRRTYNLPVMITRCTNNYGPYQYPEKIIPLFITNLLEGKKVPVYGDGQQIRDWLHVDDHCSAIDLVLHKGRDGEIYNIGANQNPEIPNLDLTKRIVLVCNKDEKSIEYVKDRAGHDRRYAVDVTKIKTELGWQPKYDFDSGIAQTISWYQNNLDWWKKIKTGEYLNYYKQQYVQR, encoded by the coding sequence ATGAAAATTTTAGTCACAGGAGGTCTAGGTTTTATAGGCGCAAACTTTATTCGCTACATGTTATCAAAATATCCAGACTATCAAATTGTCAATTTAGACAAAGTTACTTATGCTGGAAATTTTGAAAATTTAAAAGGCATTGATAAAGATCCTCGCTACCAATTTTTAAAAGGCGACATTGCTGATTCTAAATTAGTTAATAGTTTAATTTCAGTTCAAAAGCCGGATGCTATCATTAATTTTGCAGCTGAAACACATGTTGATCGATCAATCATGAATCCAGGCGATTTTATCAATACTGATGTTTTTGGCACACATATTTTACTTAATGCAGTTAAAGATCATAATATAAAACGCTATATCCAAATTTCAACTGATGAAGTTTATGGTGATTTTGATAATGGCGGATTTGCAAAAGAAAATTCACCACTTAGACCTTCATCTCCATATTCTGCATCAAAAGCAGGAGGAGATCTTCAAGTTTTAGCATTCAGACGAACTTACAATTTACCAGTTATGATTACAAGATGCACAAATAATTATGGACCATATCAATATCCAGAAAAAATTATTCCACTTTTTATTACAAATTTATTAGAAGGTAAAAAAGTTCCAGTCTATGGTGATGGCCAACAAATTCGTGATTGGTTGCATGTTGATGATCATTGTTCTGCAATTGATTTGGTTTTACATAAAGGCAGAGATGGCGAGATTTATAATATCGGCGCTAACCAAAATCCAGAAATTCCAAATTTAGATTTAACAAAAAGAATTGTTTTGGTATGCAACAAAGATGAAAAATCAATTGAATATGTCAAAGATCGTGCTGGCCATGATCGTCGTTATGCTGTTGATGTTACAAAAATCAAAACAGAATTAGGCTGGCAACCAAAATATGATTTTGATTCTGGAATTGCACAAACTATTTCTTGGTACCAAAATAATTTAGACTGGTGGAAAAAAATCAAGACAGGAGAGTATTTAAATTATTACAAACAGCAATATGTTCAAAGATAA
- a CDS encoding SDR family NAD(P)-dependent oxidoreductase — MKILVTGGAGFIGSHIVDKLIAENNEVVVIDNLSTGKKENLNNKAKFYQADIKNFEDVEKVFEQEKPEYICHQAAHASVSESVKDPIYDAENNILGSINIIKLAIKYNIKKIVFASTGGAMYGDAEIIPTPEKSETKPVSPYAVTKLAVEKYLYCFNFLNKLNYTILRYANVYGPKQDPFGEAGVVAIFSQKIVNNEQPIINGDGKYTRDYVYVTDIANANLLALKSEKSQNIYNVGTGIETDVNTIFQNLSKISGKNIPEKHGEARKGDHRKGAIDSTKIKQELNWQPTVKLEDGLKETYKWFSNLKS; from the coding sequence ATGAAAATATTAGTCACAGGCGGTGCAGGCTTCATTGGCTCGCACATTGTCGATAAATTAATAGCAGAAAATAATGAAGTTGTTGTTATTGATAATTTATCAACTGGCAAAAAAGAAAATTTAAACAACAAAGCAAAATTTTATCAAGCTGATATCAAAAATTTTGAAGATGTAGAAAAAGTATTTGAGCAAGAAAAACCAGAATATATTTGTCACCAAGCAGCTCATGCCTCAGTTTCAGAATCAGTCAAAGATCCAATTTATGATGCTGAAAATAATATTTTAGGATCAATAAATATTATAAAATTAGCAATCAAATATAATATTAAAAAAATAGTTTTCGCTTCAACAGGTGGCGCAATGTATGGCGATGCTGAAATTATTCCAACGCCTGAAAAATCAGAAACAAAGCCGGTTTCTCCATATGCTGTTACAAAGCTTGCAGTTGAAAAATATTTATATTGCTTCAATTTTTTAAATAAGTTAAACTATACTATTCTACGCTATGCAAATGTTTATGGCCCAAAACAAGATCCATTTGGTGAGGCTGGAGTAGTTGCAATTTTTAGCCAAAAAATAGTTAATAATGAACAGCCAATAATCAACGGCGATGGCAAATACACTAGAGATTATGTTTATGTTACAGACATCGCAAATGCAAATTTATTGGCATTGAAAAGTGAAAAATCGCAAAATATTTACAATGTAGGAACTGGAATAGAGACAGATGTTAATACAATTTTCCAGAATTTATCTAAAATTTCTGGAAAAAATATTCCTGAAAAACATGGTGAAGCAAGAAAGGGTGATCATAGAAAAGGTGCAATCGATTCAACAAAAATTAAGCAAGAATTAAATTGGCAACCAACAGTTAAATTAGAAGATGGTTTGAAAGAAACATATAAATGGTTTTCGAACTTAAAATCCTAA